The sequence below is a genomic window from Nostoc flagelliforme CCNUN1.
AATTTCATGGGCTGATTCATTTTTGGATCTTGTATTAATTGAGGGCGAAAACTAGGAGCTAGATACTACTTAGATGTCTTGGAGTAACATAGGCTCCTTCAAAAAAAATGAAATTAAGTTAGCTTGCTCAGGATTCCAGGGATCTACTTTTAAATGCCGACTTGGAAGGTTAGGTTATGTGAGAACGAAAAATTAGGCACTTGCGAACGTGCTTGCGATCGCTCAAAGTTAGATATTGCCGATTAACTTTCCAAGTCATGTTTGATATCTTGAAATCCCCAGAATCCAGATTTAGCTTTTCTAATCACCGTCTCCGGCTTTTAGTTAGTAGCCAACCTGTTTACACATAGTTATTGAAGTAGGTTGCCCAAAGAGTTCCAGTTACTCCAAGAGCGATTAAGAGATATGTAAAAAACTTGCCTAATTCAGGTTGTTGTCCTAGCACCTTGTCTTCTTTACCAGCAGTGAAAAATAATGACCAAGCTTGATTGGCATTAATTTTCTCAAAGTTGTTAAAACTAGGTCTAAAAACGACTGTTCCAAGCAAAGTTTTGTTGGGATAATCAAAATCGGTTTTCATGATGTTCTCTCTATTATTTTATTAATTTGAAAAGGGAATTCTTGCCATGTGTTAACTAAATTACTTGGCAGAATTTAAGTGATCGTTGTGCATTCTGCCATCAGGCATTTTTGCCGCTCTTAGATTTGTCCTTAGGCTGATTCGTTTCAAATCTGCCTGAGCATATCGACTTAAAACTTGATTGGCATCGATATTGGCTGCCTCGCAACGAGTAGCGTTGTCGGTGTATATCTTTTATTATAGCTATGTTTCGGAATATTTAGTTTTATTTCCGATTATGGATAAATAGTTGACTTTTACCATATCTACATTTAATGAGCCTATGCGACTCGCGCCTTGTCGCCAGACATCGCAGTTTTCCCTCAGACATAACTTTGTGTCCACACTCTTGCGCTAAAGTTGCATAAGAACGTGCATCTAAAGCCAGGAGGAAAGAGTTGTGAAAGCAGTCTTGATGACAGCAGCTGGCAGTCCCGAAGTTCTGCAAGTACAGGAAGTGCCAAACCCTGCTGTTCCTGTAGGTAATACTGAACTTTTAGTACGTTTGGTGGCGGCTGGCATTAACCCCATTGATACTAAACTTCGTAGCCGAGGCACTTTCTACCCCGATCGCACGCCGACAATTTTAGGATGTGATGGTGCTGGTATAGTCGAAGCAGTGGGTGCTAGTGTTCAGCGTTTTCGCCCAGGCGATGAGGTATATTTTTGCTACGGTGGCTTGGGCGCACACCAAGGTAATTATGCTGAATATACTGTTGTGGATGAGCGCTTTGTGGCACGTAAACCCGCGTCTATCTCCTTTGCCGAAGCAGCAGCAGCGCCTTTAGTGTTAATCACCGCCTGGGAAGCTTTATACGAACGGGGACGATTGGAACCTGGCGAAAGGGTTTTGATTCATGCGGGTGCAGGTGGTGTCGGGCATGTAGCAATTCAATTGGCGAAACTCAAAGGTGCTACTGTTTCCACCACAGTGGGTTCTGAGGAAAAAGCTGATTTTGTCAAACAACTAGGTGCTGATCATGTAATTTTTTACAAACAAACAGACTTTGTACAAGCAGCATTGGATTGGACTAACGGCGAAGGCGTAGACTTGGCTTTTGATACCGTAGGCGGCGAAACCTTTCACAAAACCTTCCCCGCAGTGCGAGTATATGGTGATATTGTGACGATTCTCGAACCAGATGCCAACACTGTTTGGAAAACTGCTAGACAACGCAATCTCCGCATTGGTTTAGAATTAATGCTCACACCAGCGTTGCTAGGATTAGAAGAAAGCCTCCAGCACCATGCAGAAATTCTCGAACAATGTGCCACCTGGATCGATGAAAGCAAATTAAAAATCCATGTTAGCCACAAATTCCCTTTAAAAGAAGCAGCCAAGGCGCACCAACTAATTGAAAGCGGTTCTGTGACAGGTAAAATTGTTCTACTCATTAGCGACGATTGATCGAACAATTTGCATAATTTATCTTTTAAACACAAATGCACCCAGAGGTTAAACCCAAAGATACCCAGAAAGCTCTCTCTGCGTACCTCTGCGTTTCCCTTTGCGTTCCTTTGCGTTTTATCAATTCTCCTCTTCCTCCCCCTACCTACTTCAGCAGCACAAACGCAACCAGAACGCACACCCTTAACTCTAGAATTATTACAAGAACGTCTACGCACACCCACACTCCGCGAAGGCAATTTGACGGTGGATTTGCAGAAGATGGTGATTGATTTGCGCCCAGAAAACGTTAGCTTTCGTGATGCTTTTTACCAACTGTTACGAAAAGACCTAGGTGCAAAGCCTCTGGGTTTAGACCTCAGCTATACCCTGATTTTAGGGGATTTTGTGGGCAGCGATTTGGGTTTAAGAACCCCCTTATACGCGCAAGCCATTGCTCCGATTTTCACCGCCACCGAACAAAAAGAACTAGAACGTTTGCGCTTCGTTTGTCTGGAGTCACTCACGAACTCCAAAGATTGCCGATCGCTTTTAGGAACACAGTCAACTCCATCCAGTGAAATCGCCGTCTTTCGTGGTGTCTTGACACTAATGCAAACCCGTTTCAATGGCGAAATGAAGTTCTCTAATACATTCTTTCTTCAGTCTGTGGATGCCCAAGGTGCAACTTTTCTCCAATCCACTAATTGGGCTGAAACCCGATTTGGTCGTCCCGTCAGCTTTAGCGGTGCTAAATTCAAGCAACCAAGCAATTTCCAGGGTAGTATTTTTTTTGACAAAGCTAATTTTAAACAAACTCAATTTCAGGAACTCGCTGATTTTCAAGGCAGTATCTTTGAAAAGACTGCCAACTTTAACCAAGCAACTTTTAAGCAATTGGCTAAATTCAATAGTGGGCAGTGGCAAGAAAATGCTGATTTTTCTGATGTCCACTTTGCGAATCAAGCCCAGTTTACTAAAGCAAATTTTAATCAGTTCCTCCTTTTAACAGAAGCAACTTTTGAGCAAGCTGTCACATTTCGAGAAGTGGAATTTAATCTACTGGTGAATTTGCAAGGTGCAAGCATTCTCAACCAAGCAGATTTTAGCGATGCGAGGTTTTCTACAGAAGCTTGTTTAAGCGTACCTGGTTTAACTTTTAACTCTAACCAAGCAAAAATTTTAGGTAATCCTGGTCAGATTGGTAAGATGTTCTGCATCCCTACATTGCAAGGTAATGAGAACATCTTGCGGAATTTGGGGCAAAATTTCCGTCAGCAACAACAAGTTGCCGATGCTAATGAACTGGAATACACAAAACAACAGCTGCGATTAGTAGAAATGAGTCGCCGTTTGACAGCTACAAATATTAATAGTGCATCCGTCGCAAGTTTGATTAATCTGGGTTTTTCTGCAACTCAAGCCGAAGCGATCGCCCAGCGTCGTCTGATAAAATTATTTCGCAACAGCAGTGAGTTACTCACCTTAGCAGACATCGATTTAGAAAAATACACACAACTCAGTGAGCGCTTAATTGTTGGTGAACCCCTTTCTATCGTTGGCTGGTTACTGCAAGCTTGGAGTTGCTTGGGGTTGAGTGTACTGCTGTTGTTGAGTGGCTATGGTACGAATTTTTGGTTAGTGTTTGGTGTGGGAGGAGTTGCGATCGCTTATTTCGGCTTACTATTTTGGCTAGTGGATCGCTATCGTCGCCTGCATCCTGTACCAATTATTCCCACATCCTACGAAACCATTTCGATATTCGTGAGTTTTAGCGTTTTAGAATTCTTAAGCTTACTAGCCATCTTTCGCAATGCTCAACAACCTTGGCTGACATTGGGTTGTCTTTTAATAATTATCGTCCCCGTTCCAATGGCTTTATTAATCCGACTTTACCAACAAGGTCGTTATCATGATTTAATGGACGTTTCTTACTTCACAGAAGACGGCACATTTCGCCAATTACGATTGTTGATTGGACGTTTGCCAGTGATACCAAGGAATGAGACGTTTCGGGAACGATATATGCCTCTGTTGTGCGATCGCCGTTGGAACTGGCTCAACTACTATGATTTTAGTCTCAACAACCTAGTTAAATTAGGGTTTAACGACATCCGCCTGCGAGACGAACATCTACCTGGCATCATCTCTGCACTTGCTTGGTATCAATGGAGTTTGGGTTTAATTTACATCACTCTCGTTTTGTGGACACTTTCTCGCACAATTCCGGGATTGAATTTGCTGATTTATCTGAAGTAATATCATGTCCGCCAAATTACCCATACCACTCCCAACCCCTCCCCGCTCTTCGGGAGGGCAGACAAATCATAGCTTTGGCGGGGTGGGGTTCTTCGGGTTTAATAAGCAATCAAGCGAACCTGATATAATCCCTTCACCTGAACCTTTTTTTGCTGCACTTCGTAGTAGTGCTAATATCATGCAACGTATTGCAGAGTGCCAGTAATCGTGCTATTTATTGTTATCAGTCTCGCGGTATAACGTCGCGTAAAAGTGATATAACCCAGGATAAATGCAGATTAATTAAATATCTAAAAATTTGGCAAATTTATCAAAAGATTGTTCATTGCAATATAATATTTAACCTTAATTTAATTTTATTAGACAAATATCTCAGCTAAGTTTTTTGAATTTTTGTCTAAAAATATCTACAAGTTTGATAAATATATCAAAACATTTTGCATTGTCCTTCAAAATTAAATCATATACATTGTGAGTGTAAGTAGCATTGATTAAAAATTGATTATCTACACTTAACCAAAGATAAGCAAAAAGTCTAATAGCTACTAACTACTTCTGCTAACAAAAAGACAACAAAAAAAGTCGCGAAACGGACTTAACTTTTGTCTATTTTATGTTGCGATGCTAGCAAGATTTTTATCAAAACAATAAGAGGATTAATTCTAATGGCAGAAAATTCAAGTAATAGTGGTAGCAGCAACTCCTCTACTAGTGGAAACAATTCGCTTAGAGATTCACCCTTCGGTCGCTTGGTTGAAGTTGTCCCGGAGAAAGACCTCCCCAAGATATTCAGTGGTGTTGGTGATGGAGAAAGTGGCGGTAGCCCATTTGGAGGTGGTGGCGGTGGCAGTCAGCCTGATTTACCCTATGGTGGTAATCCTTTCGCTGGTGACAACTTCTGGAATATCTTTGCAGGCGGTGTAAACCCATCCGCAGTCGGTGGTAACCCATCCGCAGGCGGTGGTAGCCCATCCGCAGGTGGTGGTAACCCATTCGCAGGCGGTGGTAGCCCATCCGCAGGTGGTGGTAACCCATTCGCAGGCGGTGGTAGCCCATCCGCAGGTGGTGGTAACCCATTCGCAGGTGGTGGCAACCCATTCGCAGGCGGCGGTAGCCCGTCCGCAGGTGGTGGTAACCCATCCGCAGGTGGTGGTAACCCATTCGCAGGTGGTGGTAACCCATTCGCAGGCGGTGGTAGGCCATCCGCAGGTGGTGGTAGCCCATCCGCAGGTGGTGGTAACCCATTCGCAAGTGGTGGTAGCCCATCCGCAGGTGGTGGCAACCCATTCGCAGGCGGCGGTAGCCCGTCCGCAGGTGGTGGTAACCCATTCGCAGGTGGTGGTAACCCATCCGCAGGTGGTGGTAACCCATTCGCAGGTGGTGGTAACCCATTCGCAGGCGGTGGTAGGCCATCCGCAGGTGGTGGTAACCCATCCGCAGGTGGTGGTAGCGGTGGTAACCAAGGTAGTGGCAGCGACCCTTTGACTGGTGCTGGTAGGCAGACCTATGGTATTAGCACAACTGAAATACCGGACGGGTTCAGTTTGAGGGGTACTATTGACAAGCTAGTTGGCTCAAGGCTTGACAAGGAACTGGGTGGTGGACAAACCCCATCATTTGGTGGTGGACAAGGACAAACCCCATCATTTGGTGGTAGTGGTCAAAATCCATCACCTGGTGGTGGACAAATCCCGTCATTTGGTGGTGATGGAATCCCCTCATTTGGTGCTGGTCAAATTCCATCATTTGGTGCTAGTGAAACCCCGTCATTTGGGGGTCAATAAATCCCGTTTGCTTATATAGAATTCTTGCCCGGTTTGCTTAATAGAATTCTTGCGAAAATCAGCACAGAAATAGAAGAGAACAACAATTACTTCAGTACATAGTATGCTAGTACAGCTTGGCGCAAATAAACATATCATTCGATAAAGCTGAAAAACGTGTATTATCGGTGATGTGCCTTCTGCCTTATTGTACTAGTTTGCTATTTTACGCCCTGGAACTCTTTACAGGCAAGTATTTAAGAAATATTTTCTGTTAGTTTGACAGTAAAATGATTAAAGCCTTAATTTTAAAGAGATTTTGGGTTGAGCAAATCTATAAATAATTGGTATAAGAGGTACTGAAGACCCCATGATTTTTAACTAAAAATAGGAGAATTAGTGCCAATGGAAGAGTCTGCTGTCAATCCCCTTAATGGTGGAGTTAATCCCTTAAATGCAGGTAGACCTAACAGCGTTACTTCCTTTGCTACCAATGGCAATTTGTCTGCTGAAGGTAGCCTGTTGACGGGTGGTAGCAATCTGTTATTAGGTAACGGTAACAATCCCATTCCAGGTGGCGGTATTAACCCGTTTGCAGGCGATGGTGGCAGTCAGCTTCAGCAATTAATCTTTGATCGATTAAAGTTAATTTTGGGTGATAACTTTTTCAAGGACATTGACAACACATTGGCAGGAGGTAGTAACCCGATTGCAGGCGGTGGAAACCCGATTGCAAGTGGTGCAAACCCCTTTGCAGGTGGTGCAAACCCTTTTGCAGGTGGTGCAAACCCCTTTGCAGGCGGTGGTAATCTGATCGCAGGTGCTGCAAACCCTTTTGTCGGCGGTGGTAATCCGATCGCAGGTGCTGCAAACCCTTTTGCAGGTGGTTCAAACCCATTTGCAAGTGGTTCAAACCCATTTGCAGGTGGTGCAAACCCTTTTGCCGGCGGTGGTAATCCAATCGCAGGTGGTGCAAACCCTTTTGCCGGCGGTGGTAGTCCGATCGCAAGTGGTGCAAACCCTTTTGCCGGCGGTGGTAATCCGATCGCGGGTGGTGCAAACCCTTTTGCCGGTGGTGGTAATCCGATCGCAGGTGCTGGAACTCTGCTTCAACAATCGCCTTTCGATCCGTTGAAAGAAGTCCTTGGTAACAACATACCTTTTAGTAACGGTGGGAATACATCTAATCCTGGTAGCCAAACCTTTAATGAGGACAACGCACCGGTTGGTAATGGTAACAGGAACTTTGGTAATAATAACGCAACTATTGGTAATTTTAACTCGGATTATGGCAGTAACAGCGCAACCATTGGCAATGGTAACTGGAACTTTAATAATGACAACACAACCATTGGTAATGGCAACTGGCTATTTGGAAAGGGTAACACAACCCTTGGTAACGGCAACTGGTATTGGGACGACGGAAGTAATAATTCAACATTAGGTAATGGTAATTGGCACTTCGGCAGTGACAACGCAACCATTGGAAACGGCAATTGGGACTTTGGTACTGATAACACAATTATTGGTAATGGTAACTGGGTTTTTACCAGTGGAAATGAAATTATTGGTAATGGCAATTGGTTAGCGGATACTGGCAACACAAAGATTGGAAACGTCAACAATATCAGCAGTTTACAGTTATCTCCACTAGGGATCAAGACTGATGTTAACAATCTGATTGACTCTCTTATAGGTAAAATAGGTCAAAATTTTCTTGGGTTCACAGGAGATTTTGATGAATCGAGTAGCCAAACGTTTAACCGCCTCATCTCTTCTAAAAGTGTTGGTAATGATACTGATATATCTATCGATATTCAGCAACTTTTGGCATCACTCAGCCCAATTCAAGAAAATTTCATCAATTATCAGCCTGTGCAAAACCCTCAGCCTGTCTCAGAACCTGCTTCTTCAGTGTCATTAGTAGTAATGGGACTTATGTGTTTGCTGTTGTCACTGTTCAAAAAACAACAACACTGTTAACGTAAATTCAATCTTTCTAAGCTTATTGCGATCGCAACCTAATGTAATATAGCGGTTCTCGTTTACGTGAGGTACACCCGTAGAGGCACGGCACTGCCGTGCCTCTACACCTCGTGATGTAATGTTGTACCACATCTGAATGGGAACCGCTATACTACTATTTCTAAGATACAAGGTTGGGCTGCGCTTGCTTTTTTCACCCCTGTCTCTCTGCTCTAATCTGTTTATCCGCTTGTTGTCTTAAACTTGTGACACCTGCTTGGCTTAAAGTCATTGCAGTGATATTGCCTGTGTCATCCCTTTCAAAGCAAATACTCGTATTTACTGCTTTAGCAAAGAATTCTAGTTCTGATGTAGGAAAAAACTGTAACGGCGGCTGCTGTCCACATTGTATAAACAAATTCTCATCTTGGCTCACTACTTTGAACTGCAATCCAGATTTTGTTAAGTATAACCCTGAGTAGCTTTCAGCTTGCGACAGGGTGATGATTGGTTTTTCTTTCTCAAACACGTCAGGCCAGTTATACTCAAGCGCAAGAGATCGCATTACTTCTTGCATCAGTTCAACTTCATTCGAGTTGAGCATGACAACAGCACCTTTTCCAATATGTGCGTAAACACGCATCAATGCTACAAATCCTTCATTTTTACCACTATGAAAAAAGTAGAAACCATCACCAATTCCACCACCCGCGAAGAATCCTAATCCCACAAATAATCCATTCCCTAATCCCACAAACTCACTATTGGCTCCTTGTGTTTGCTCTATCTGTTGGGGACGCAACATTTCTTCTACCGTCTCTTTACTCCACACAGTAGGAGAGAACCCACGCAATACTCGCAAGAGTTCAACGCCAACTTTGGCTAAATCTGATGGCGTTGTCCACAAACCGGCTGCTGCCATCTCAGGATAAACATGGTGCTTGCCTTCAAGTGGGATACCAGAGAACGGGTGAGCTGTTGCTGCTCTTGTTGACCAATCGTTGGGAAGCGGTTGTTGGTAGGTACTATTTGTCATGTGCAACGGGTCAAGTACCAATTCGCGCATGATTTCTGGAAAAGGTTGCTTGAGCAAATCAACCAATACCTGTTGGGCAACTGTTGTGCCGCCACCCGAATAGCGGTAATGTAAACCAGGGATGATATTGACTTCTATTTTCTCGGTATTGGCTGGAAGTTCGCCATTGAGAACTTGAACTGTTGTTGGCAATGGATCTGAGTTGGAATAGCCAGGAAAGCCATGCACATTCAAGCCAGCAGTGTGGCTCAACAACTGGCGCAGCGTTATTCGGGGCTGCCAATCAGCGATCGCAGGTACACGCCATGAGGTGAGATAGTTATTAACATCCTCATCCAGATTGAGACGACCTTGCTGTGCAAGATGCATGACTGCTAAAGCGAAAACAGGTTTGCTGATTGAGGCTGCTTGAAACAACGTATTTGGTGTAACTTCACAACTTGTTCTGGCCTCACACACCCCAAATCCACGCGCCCATTCGATTTCAAAATCATTAATAACTGCAATACTAATACCTGGGGTGTGGTG
It includes:
- a CDS encoding serine hydrolase; translated protein: MLQSIEQRIERVINNLLPATALEGKFGLPKTLNEQLAHHHTPGISIAVINDFEIEWARGFGVCEARTSCEVTPNTLFQAASISKPVFALAVMHLAQQGRLNLDEDVNNYLTSWRVPAIADWQPRITLRQLLSHTAGLNVHGFPGYSNSDPLPTTVQVLNGELPANTEKIEVNIIPGLHYRYSGGGTTVAQQVLVDLLKQPFPEIMRELVLDPLHMTNSTYQQPLPNDWSTRAATAHPFSGIPLEGKHHVYPEMAAAGLWTTPSDLAKVGVELLRVLRGFSPTVWSKETVEEMLRPQQIEQTQGANSEFVGLGNGLFVGLGFFAGGGIGDGFYFFHSGKNEGFVALMRVYAHIGKGAVVMLNSNEVELMQEVMRSLALEYNWPDVFEKEKPIITLSQAESYSGLYLTKSGLQFKVVSQDENLFIQCGQQPPLQFFPTSELEFFAKAVNTSICFERDDTGNITAMTLSQAGVTSLRQQADKQIRAERQG
- a CDS encoding pentapeptide repeat-containing protein, which produces MHNLSFKHKCTQRLNPKIPRKLSLRTSAFPFAFLCVLSILLFLPLPTSAAQTQPERTPLTLELLQERLRTPTLREGNLTVDLQKMVIDLRPENVSFRDAFYQLLRKDLGAKPLGLDLSYTLILGDFVGSDLGLRTPLYAQAIAPIFTATEQKELERLRFVCLESLTNSKDCRSLLGTQSTPSSEIAVFRGVLTLMQTRFNGEMKFSNTFFLQSVDAQGATFLQSTNWAETRFGRPVSFSGAKFKQPSNFQGSIFFDKANFKQTQFQELADFQGSIFEKTANFNQATFKQLAKFNSGQWQENADFSDVHFANQAQFTKANFNQFLLLTEATFEQAVTFREVEFNLLVNLQGASILNQADFSDARFSTEACLSVPGLTFNSNQAKILGNPGQIGKMFCIPTLQGNENILRNLGQNFRQQQQVADANELEYTKQQLRLVEMSRRLTATNINSASVASLINLGFSATQAEAIAQRRLIKLFRNSSELLTLADIDLEKYTQLSERLIVGEPLSIVGWLLQAWSCLGLSVLLLLSGYGTNFWLVFGVGGVAIAYFGLLFWLVDRYRRLHPVPIIPTSYETISIFVSFSVLEFLSLLAIFRNAQQPWLTLGCLLIIIVPVPMALLIRLYQQGRYHDLMDVSYFTEDGTFRQLRLLIGRLPVIPRNETFRERYMPLLCDRRWNWLNYYDFSLNNLVKLGFNDIRLRDEHLPGIISALAWYQWSLGLIYITLVLWTLSRTIPGLNLLIYLK
- a CDS encoding zinc-dependent alcohol dehydrogenase family protein → MKAVLMTAAGSPEVLQVQEVPNPAVPVGNTELLVRLVAAGINPIDTKLRSRGTFYPDRTPTILGCDGAGIVEAVGASVQRFRPGDEVYFCYGGLGAHQGNYAEYTVVDERFVARKPASISFAEAAAAPLVLITAWEALYERGRLEPGERVLIHAGAGGVGHVAIQLAKLKGATVSTTVGSEEKADFVKQLGADHVIFYKQTDFVQAALDWTNGEGVDLAFDTVGGETFHKTFPAVRVYGDIVTILEPDANTVWKTARQRNLRIGLELMLTPALLGLEESLQHHAEILEQCATWIDESKLKIHVSHKFPLKEAAKAHQLIESGSVTGKIVLLISDD
- a CDS encoding ribosomal eL19 family protein; this translates as MEESAVNPLNGGVNPLNAGRPNSVTSFATNGNLSAEGSLLTGGSNLLLGNGNNPIPGGGINPFAGDGGSQLQQLIFDRLKLILGDNFFKDIDNTLAGGSNPIAGGGNPIASGANPFAGGANPFAGGANPFAGGGNLIAGAANPFVGGGNPIAGAANPFAGGSNPFASGSNPFAGGANPFAGGGNPIAGGANPFAGGGSPIASGANPFAGGGNPIAGGANPFAGGGNPIAGAGTLLQQSPFDPLKEVLGNNIPFSNGGNTSNPGSQTFNEDNAPVGNGNRNFGNNNATIGNFNSDYGSNSATIGNGNWNFNNDNTTIGNGNWLFGKGNTTLGNGNWYWDDGSNNSTLGNGNWHFGSDNATIGNGNWDFGTDNTIIGNGNWVFTSGNEIIGNGNWLADTGNTKIGNVNNISSLQLSPLGIKTDVNNLIDSLIGKIGQNFLGFTGDFDESSSQTFNRLISSKSVGNDTDISIDIQQLLASLSPIQENFINYQPVQNPQPVSEPASSVSLVVMGLMCLLLSLFKKQQHC